One Pontibacter deserti genomic region harbors:
- a CDS encoding response regulator yields MKRLNTILLIDDDETTNYLNHRLLSRMNTAENIRIVTNGEEALDYLRKAFADTEGYPRPDLIFVDIKMSVMDGFEFLEEYQKFRSEDKDKTVMMMLTSSASFYDLEKLKQFPEVLKHYSKPLAEADVREIIQEHF; encoded by the coding sequence ATGAAGCGACTAAACACTATCCTTCTTATTGACGACGATGAAACAACCAACTACCTGAATCACCGGTTGCTTTCGCGTATGAATACTGCTGAGAACATCCGCATAGTAACAAACGGTGAAGAAGCCCTGGATTACCTGCGCAAAGCTTTTGCAGATACAGAAGGCTACCCTCGCCCAGACCTTATTTTTGTTGACATTAAAATGTCAGTAATGGATGGGTTTGAGTTCCTGGAAGAGTATCAGAAATTCAGAAGCGAGGACAAAGACAAAACTGTTATGATGATGCTTACTTCATCGGCCAGTTTCTACGACCTGGAGAAACTAAAGCAGTTCCCGGAGGTTCTAAAACACTACTCAAAACCTTTAGCTGAAGCTGATGTTCGCGAGATCATACAGGAACATTTTTAG
- a CDS encoding PAS domain-containing protein, translating into MSLQQAKVLPDFGPVFRTLPGMYAVLSPELTILEVTDAYLKARYTSRSHLKGTLLSQTFSGTAALLNMPPMQALEQSLEHVLLYKTAHHIPTFCYNVKLPSVHGGGLKELFWSVTHTPVFNDDGELLYILHEARDIADKSNSTPGTPNQEHIAMLANTVNAVSWEYDLVHNKMYWGQGLEKIFGYTPEEMGEGGESWDERVHPEDFAAVQESIERANASGSKIWSGEYRFRKADGNYIPVLDQGYIIYHTDGRPIRTLGSIIDLSENHKSKEVTKEGDARFRHLLEVLPHIAWMAEPSGKISYFNKNWYSYTGMPANQTDGWTNVIHPEDTATVLTEWHNSLANGMPYETEYRLRNHHDKTYRWFLERGVPMHDAEGNLQFWIGTLTDIEEQKQAMERMREKDLQLENILNNSPAHLCLLHGPEHICDYVTPGFTILYGNRQYLHKPAREIWPELQHTNFISILDNVYRSGKRVQIHEHKLAVDRKRNGQFTDMYLNLEYRPLITNGVTAGILVSAVEVTELVQTKQRIAFNQQSMQLLSEAAGCATWEYDVKGKIITWSSGYKEMFGYTDADLTTDAATWDANIHPEDYQSIRASVNSAIANSKKSWTGEYRYRRADGSYAYVMDHGYIIYDKDSMPERMLGSVLDITSKKKNDQELQYNNERFKRIAMATNDVIWDWNLQDDSIWWSEGYSTLFGYKEYDIEVDINSWTDHIHPDDLALIKSSIKKAFDGSDNSWEGEYRFRCADGSYKLIHDKGYIIRDTHGKAIRMFGSMLDVTEKRQIEQQLQVSNSRTLEILESLPLLTWTTTPDGSADYYNQRWYNYTGSNFEEMKVNGWKNLIHPDDLEETSRLWQEAVTSGNNFEVENRWKCAADGQYRWFLARAVPIRNSEGEITMWVGSHTEIEDQKQIMFALEEGTNKFRYLTESSPQIVWSANPDGNIDFTSKQWYDYTNMTIEESLGYGWAPAIHPDDLQMLLDNWTHSITTGDPFYVEVRVRNVLTDIYQWFIIKAQATRNNNGDIIKWYGVGLHIHDIKMLQQQLEESEKQMRFMADSIPQMIWTTRPDGHHDYFNKRWMDYTGLTLEESIGLVWNDMLHPDDKQRAWDRWQYSLRTGEYYEIEYRFKNGFNGSYRWFLGQAMPMRDAQGNIVKWFGTCTDIEDHKKAEEELVDKNLELERINQDLDNFVYTASHDLKLPIVNMAGIFNELTLNTEFKDPDAPELIGMFNKSLEQIYNTINDLAEVVKVQKSHIREYEQVNLQELTEDVKVSIQDTLVATDTKIMTDFSEVPSLAFGKANLKSILYNLISNAIKYRKQDQKPQISISTSRKGDYVELKIQDNGIGIDMNKHQNKLFQMFKRFHNHVSGSGLGLYIVNRLLTNSGGYINIESRLNEGTTFFLYFKQKKV; encoded by the coding sequence ATGTCATTGCAGCAAGCAAAAGTATTACCCGATTTTGGCCCAGTTTTTCGCACATTGCCAGGCATGTATGCTGTACTCTCACCGGAACTCACTATTCTGGAGGTAACAGATGCGTACCTGAAAGCCCGATATACATCCCGCAGCCATTTAAAAGGTACCCTTTTATCTCAAACTTTTTCCGGCACAGCTGCTTTGCTAAACATGCCACCAATGCAGGCGCTGGAGCAGTCATTAGAGCACGTGTTGCTTTATAAAACAGCACATCATATTCCAACATTCTGCTATAATGTAAAGCTTCCTTCAGTACACGGAGGCGGTTTAAAAGAACTATTCTGGAGCGTAACTCATACACCTGTGTTTAATGACGATGGTGAACTGCTTTACATCCTGCACGAAGCCCGCGACATAGCTGATAAAAGTAATTCTACACCCGGTACGCCTAACCAGGAGCATATTGCAATGCTGGCAAATACAGTTAACGCTGTATCGTGGGAGTATGACCTGGTGCATAATAAAATGTATTGGGGGCAGGGGCTGGAAAAAATATTCGGCTATACTCCGGAGGAGATGGGTGAAGGAGGCGAATCCTGGGACGAACGAGTACACCCTGAAGATTTTGCAGCTGTACAGGAAAGTATAGAACGTGCCAACGCATCTGGCAGCAAGATCTGGTCAGGTGAATATCGTTTTCGTAAAGCGGATGGCAATTATATTCCCGTACTGGACCAGGGGTATATTATTTACCACACCGATGGCAGACCAATACGTACGCTTGGGTCTATTATTGATCTCTCAGAAAATCATAAATCAAAGGAAGTAACAAAAGAAGGCGATGCCCGTTTCCGGCATCTGCTGGAAGTATTGCCTCATATAGCCTGGATGGCTGAACCAAGTGGAAAGATTTCATACTTCAACAAAAACTGGTATAGCTACACTGGTATGCCAGCCAACCAGACCGATGGCTGGACGAATGTTATACATCCTGAAGACACGGCAACTGTTCTGACCGAGTGGCACAACTCCCTGGCAAACGGCATGCCTTATGAAACTGAATACCGACTGCGCAACCACCATGATAAAACGTACCGCTGGTTTTTGGAGCGTGGTGTACCTATGCATGATGCTGAAGGTAACCTGCAGTTCTGGATCGGTACTTTAACTGATATTGAAGAGCAGAAGCAGGCGATGGAGCGCATGCGGGAAAAAGACCTTCAACTCGAAAATATACTTAACAATTCGCCGGCACATTTATGTCTCCTGCATGGTCCGGAACATATCTGCGACTACGTTACCCCTGGCTTCACTATTTTATATGGCAACAGGCAGTATCTTCATAAACCTGCCCGCGAGATATGGCCTGAACTACAGCATACTAACTTTATAAGTATACTGGATAATGTTTACCGTTCCGGCAAAAGAGTACAGATCCATGAGCATAAATTAGCTGTAGACCGGAAGCGTAACGGCCAGTTTACAGATATGTATCTTAACCTGGAATACAGACCTCTAATTACAAACGGAGTTACTGCAGGAATACTTGTTTCGGCTGTTGAAGTAACCGAGCTCGTACAGACCAAACAACGAATAGCTTTTAACCAGCAAAGCATGCAGCTGTTATCTGAAGCGGCAGGCTGTGCTACCTGGGAGTATGATGTAAAAGGTAAAATAATTACCTGGAGCAGCGGCTACAAAGAAATGTTCGGGTATACCGATGCTGATCTTACCACAGATGCCGCAACCTGGGATGCTAACATTCACCCTGAAGATTACCAGAGCATTCGTGCAAGTGTAAATTCAGCGATAGCTAACAGTAAGAAATCCTGGACAGGAGAATACAGGTACCGCAGAGCAGATGGCAGCTATGCCTATGTAATGGACCATGGGTACATTATTTATGATAAAGATAGCATGCCAGAGCGCATGCTGGGCTCTGTACTGGATATTACAAGCAAGAAGAAGAATGACCAGGAACTGCAGTATAACAACGAACGCTTTAAGCGCATTGCGATGGCCACCAACGATGTTATCTGGGACTGGAACCTGCAGGATGACAGCATCTGGTGGAGCGAAGGCTACAGCACATTGTTTGGCTACAAAGAGTATGACATTGAAGTTGATATTAACTCCTGGACAGACCATATCCACCCGGATGACTTGGCATTGATAAAGAGCTCTATTAAGAAAGCGTTCGATGGTTCAGACAATTCATGGGAAGGAGAATATCGTTTCCGATGTGCTGATGGCTCTTATAAGCTGATACATGATAAAGGGTACATCATCCGCGACACGCATGGTAAAGCTATCAGAATGTTTGGCTCTATGCTGGATGTAACTGAGAAGAGACAAATTGAACAGCAACTACAGGTGAGCAACTCCAGAACCCTCGAAATTCTGGAATCGCTGCCCCTGTTAACCTGGACCACCACCCCGGATGGCAGCGCCGACTACTACAACCAACGCTGGTACAACTATACGGGCTCCAATTTTGAGGAAATGAAGGTTAATGGCTGGAAAAACCTGATCCACCCGGATGATTTGGAAGAAACCAGCAGGCTATGGCAGGAGGCAGTTACTTCAGGTAATAATTTTGAGGTAGAAAACAGGTGGAAATGTGCTGCAGATGGCCAATACCGATGGTTCCTTGCACGGGCCGTACCTATTCGTAACAGCGAGGGAGAAATTACCATGTGGGTAGGCTCCCACACAGAAATAGAAGATCAGAAACAGATAATGTTTGCCCTTGAAGAAGGAACAAATAAATTCCGTTACCTGACAGAGTCCAGCCCTCAGATTGTGTGGAGTGCTAACCCTGACGGCAATATTGATTTTACGAGCAAACAGTGGTATGACTATACCAACATGACCATAGAAGAGTCGTTAGGCTATGGCTGGGCCCCAGCTATTCACCCCGACGACCTGCAAATGCTGCTGGATAACTGGACGCACTCTATCACAACCGGAGATCCGTTTTATGTGGAAGTTCGGGTACGCAATGTGCTTACAGACATCTATCAATGGTTTATTATCAAAGCACAGGCTACCCGTAACAACAACGGCGATATAATTAAATGGTATGGCGTAGGTCTTCATATACATGACATAAAAATGCTGCAGCAGCAGTTGGAAGAGTCAGAGAAACAAATGCGCTTTATGGCCGACTCTATCCCGCAGATGATCTGGACCACACGCCCTGATGGTCACCACGATTATTTTAATAAACGCTGGATGGATTATACCGGCCTGACACTTGAAGAAAGTATAGGCTTGGTTTGGAACGACATGCTGCACCCCGATGACAAGCAGCGTGCCTGGGACCGTTGGCAGTACTCTCTCCGAACTGGTGAGTATTATGAGATAGAATACAGATTTAAGAACGGTTTTAACGGATCTTACCGTTGGTTCTTAGGTCAGGCCATGCCGATGCGCGATGCACAGGGCAATATTGTAAAATGGTTTGGTACCTGCACCGATATCGAAGACCATAAAAAAGCTGAAGAAGAACTGGTTGATAAAAACCTGGAACTTGAACGCATAAATCAGGACCTCGATAACTTTGTATATACAGCATCGCACGACCTGAAACTGCCTATAGTTAACATGGCCGGCATCTTTAACGAACTTACGCTAAACACCGAGTTTAAAGACCCGGATGCCCCGGAGCTGATCGGCATGTTCAATAAATCGCTGGAGCAGATCTATAATACCATAAATGACCTGGCCGAGGTAGTGAAAGTTCAGAAAAGCCATATCCGTGAATATGAACAGGTAAATCTACAGGAGCTGACAGAAGATGTAAAGGTAAGTATACAGGACACACTGGTTGCAACCGACACAAAGATCATGACTGATTTTTCGGAGGTTCCGTCGTTGGCGTTTGGTAAGGCTAACCTTAAAAGTATACTTTATAACCTGATCAGTAATGCCATTAAGTATCGTAAGCAGGACCAGAAACCGCAAATATCGATCAGCACATCCAGGAAAGGCGATTATGTGGAGTTAAAAATCCAGGATAACGGAATCGGGATCGACATGAACAAACATCAGAATAAACTGTTCCAGATGTTTAAACGTTTCCATAATCATGTAAGCGGCTCCGGACTTGGTCTGTACATTGTAAACAGGTTGCTAACCAATAGCGGCGGATACATTAATATCGAAAGTAGATTAAATGAGGGTACTACCTTCTTCCTGTATTTTAAACAGAAGAAAGTATAA
- a CDS encoding PAS domain-containing protein codes for MIDVSVYKLAEKALNKSDDHLHEFMDALPQMTWISNSGGKILYFNKAWYEYTGMHPGQTDGWVKVVHPEDSAQVIEAWRQALVSGQYHIEYRIRNHIDKAYRYFLEQAEPFRDANGNILFWFGTFTETDDNFNSAP; via the coding sequence ATGATAGATGTATCGGTATACAAGCTGGCTGAAAAAGCGCTGAACAAAAGCGATGATCACCTGCATGAATTTATGGATGCATTACCTCAAATGACCTGGATTAGCAACTCAGGCGGGAAGATTTTATACTTTAACAAAGCCTGGTACGAGTATACGGGCATGCATCCCGGACAAACAGATGGATGGGTGAAGGTGGTACACCCCGAAGACTCTGCTCAGGTAATAGAAGCCTGGAGGCAGGCCTTGGTTTCAGGTCAGTACCATATTGAATACAGGATAAGAAACCACATTGATAAAGCTTACAGGTACTTTCTGGAACAGGCTGAACCATTTAGAGACGCGAATGGAAACATCTTGTTTTGGTTCGGCACATTTACAGAAACCGACGACAATTTTAATTCAGCTCCTTAG
- the mfd gene encoding transcription-repair coupling factor — translation MKVSDFLELYRLDGMVQTIAERLKTNNAYRLQLKGIAGSLDAVLASAVYTINYQHQLFVLHDKEEAAYFYTDLKNLLGDEKEVLLFPTSYKRPYSFDDTENANILMRAEVLNRLNQKTGKGELIVTYPEALTEKVINKKSLVENTLGAKVGEKLDVNFLSEMLAEYGFERTEFVYEAGQYAVRGGIVDVFSYANDLPYRIELFGDEIESIRTFDPDTQLSVETKKAISIIPNVQTKLLQETREAFLDFLPADTNIWFKDVRLTLDVIDEYFDKASHAFEKLMAGSGGMQIVSDPEQLFQTQKQFKKLLDNFNVIEIGKRFHFKSAEVIQLQAKPQPSFNKDFNRLVKDLHEHQGDGFVNVIATDSPRQINRLTMIFDELDHDVRFQHLGISLREGFIDQTLKITCYTDHQLFDRFYQHKAKEGHSKSKAMTLKELRSLQPGDYITHVDYGIGRFAGLEKVEVGGRLQEAIRLVYRDDDLLYVSIHSLHKISKYSGKEGGPPSMSKLGSPEWENKKKKVKSKVKDIAAELISLYAKRKAAPGYAYTRDGFLQAELESSFIYEDTPDQGKATEDVKADMEQPHPMDRLVCGDVGFGKTEVAIRAAFKAACDGKQVAVLVPTTVLAMQHFKTFRDRLAPFPVTVDYVNRFKTAKDTKETLKRVAEGKVDILIGTHRIVSKDIKFKDLGLLIIDEEQKFGVKTKDKLKEMRVNVDTLTLTATPIPRTLHFSLMGARDLSVIATPPPNRQPVQTELHVFDEILIRDAVSAELKRGGQVFFVHNRVKDIEEIANMILKLVPDAKITYAHGQMDGEQLEKRMMKFVEGEYDVLVSTNIIESGLDIPNANTIIINRAHMFGLSDLHQMRGRVGRSNKKAYCYLLTPPVAGLPSDARKRLSTLEEFSDLGEGFKIAMRDLDIRGAGNLLGGEQSGFITDLGFEMYHQILDDAVKELKETEFRELFLGDNLEAFIEPVRDCNIETDMEVLIPDWYVGNISERLNLYSKLDSTKDLDELEKLRASIVDRFGPLPEEVQKLIEIVKLRWQAQQLGFEKLTIKKEVMKGYLPSENNDKYFQSDIFGHILKYVQQHPRRSRLKEAKDKLIVIVEDIQSIADAREVFEGFGVATVTANL, via the coding sequence ATGAAAGTATCTGACTTTTTAGAATTATACCGCCTCGATGGCATGGTGCAAACTATAGCCGAGCGACTGAAGACGAATAACGCGTACCGCCTGCAGCTAAAAGGCATAGCCGGCAGTTTGGATGCTGTGCTGGCATCGGCGGTTTATACTATAAATTACCAGCACCAACTCTTCGTACTCCACGACAAGGAGGAGGCTGCTTATTTCTATACCGATCTTAAAAACCTGCTCGGCGACGAGAAGGAAGTACTACTTTTCCCGACATCGTACAAGCGGCCTTATAGTTTCGACGACACTGAGAACGCCAACATATTGATGCGGGCCGAGGTGCTTAACCGCCTGAACCAGAAAACCGGAAAAGGTGAACTTATAGTTACTTACCCGGAGGCACTGACCGAAAAAGTGATAAACAAAAAATCGCTGGTGGAAAACACGCTGGGAGCAAAGGTTGGCGAAAAGCTGGATGTGAATTTCCTGAGCGAGATGCTGGCCGAGTATGGCTTTGAGCGCACCGAGTTTGTGTACGAAGCAGGCCAGTATGCTGTGCGTGGTGGTATTGTGGATGTATTCTCATACGCTAATGACCTGCCTTACCGTATCGAGCTTTTCGGCGATGAAATTGAAAGTATAAGAACCTTCGACCCGGACACGCAGCTTTCGGTGGAGACGAAGAAAGCGATCTCGATCATCCCGAACGTGCAAACCAAACTACTGCAGGAAACCCGCGAAGCTTTTCTGGATTTTTTACCTGCCGACACTAACATTTGGTTTAAAGATGTGCGCCTGACGCTGGACGTCATTGACGAGTATTTTGACAAGGCCTCACATGCTTTCGAAAAATTGATGGCTGGCAGCGGCGGCATGCAGATCGTGTCAGATCCGGAGCAGCTATTCCAGACGCAGAAGCAGTTCAAAAAGCTTCTCGACAACTTTAATGTAATAGAGATCGGCAAGCGCTTTCATTTTAAGTCAGCAGAGGTCATACAACTACAGGCCAAGCCACAGCCATCGTTCAACAAAGATTTTAACAGGCTGGTAAAAGACCTGCACGAGCACCAGGGAGATGGTTTCGTAAATGTCATCGCTACCGATTCACCGCGCCAGATCAACCGCCTGACCATGATCTTCGATGAGCTGGATCACGACGTGCGTTTCCAGCACCTTGGTATTTCACTGCGCGAAGGTTTTATTGATCAGACACTAAAAATAACCTGCTACACCGATCACCAGCTGTTCGACAGGTTTTACCAGCACAAGGCCAAGGAAGGGCACTCCAAGTCCAAGGCCATGACGCTGAAAGAGCTGCGTTCGCTGCAGCCCGGCGACTATATTACCCACGTAGACTATGGCATCGGCCGCTTTGCCGGCTTGGAGAAAGTAGAAGTAGGTGGCCGTTTGCAAGAGGCAATCCGACTTGTGTACCGCGACGATGACTTGCTGTATGTGAGTATCCACTCGCTGCACAAAATAAGCAAGTATAGCGGCAAAGAAGGCGGTCCGCCAAGTATGAGCAAGCTGGGCTCGCCGGAGTGGGAAAACAAAAAGAAAAAGGTTAAGAGCAAGGTTAAGGACATTGCTGCCGAGCTTATCAGCCTGTACGCCAAACGCAAAGCCGCACCCGGTTATGCTTATACCCGCGATGGTTTTCTGCAGGCTGAGCTGGAGTCGTCGTTTATTTACGAAGACACCCCCGATCAGGGCAAGGCTACCGAAGATGTGAAAGCCGACATGGAGCAACCGCACCCTATGGACCGCCTGGTTTGCGGTGACGTGGGTTTTGGTAAAACAGAAGTAGCTATTCGTGCTGCCTTCAAGGCTGCCTGCGATGGTAAGCAAGTGGCAGTGCTGGTACCTACCACAGTACTGGCCATGCAGCACTTTAAAACCTTCCGCGACAGGCTGGCCCCATTCCCGGTTACCGTAGATTATGTCAATCGCTTTAAAACAGCCAAAGACACCAAAGAAACCCTAAAGCGTGTAGCCGAAGGCAAAGTAGACATTCTGATAGGTACGCACCGTATCGTCAGCAAAGACATCAAGTTTAAAGACCTGGGCCTGCTGATCATTGACGAAGAGCAGAAGTTTGGCGTGAAGACAAAAGACAAACTGAAGGAAATGCGCGTGAACGTAGATACCCTTACACTTACCGCCACACCAATTCCGCGTACGCTGCACTTCTCGCTGATGGGAGCCCGCGATCTTTCGGTTATAGCTACGCCTCCACCAAACCGCCAGCCGGTGCAAACGGAGCTGCATGTTTTTGATGAGATCCTGATTCGTGATGCTGTATCGGCAGAGTTGAAGCGCGGCGGACAGGTATTTTTCGTGCATAACCGCGTGAAGGATATTGAAGAGATCGCCAACATGATCCTGAAACTGGTTCCAGATGCGAAGATCACCTACGCACACGGGCAGATGGATGGTGAGCAGTTGGAAAAGCGCATGATGAAGTTCGTGGAAGGCGAGTACGATGTACTGGTTTCAACTAACATCATTGAGTCAGGTCTGGATATTCCGAATGCCAACACCATCATCATCAACCGGGCGCATATGTTCGGTTTATCAGATCTCCACCAGATGCGTGGCCGCGTGGGTAGATCCAACAAAAAGGCTTATTGTTACCTGCTTACGCCACCTGTAGCTGGTTTGCCAAGCGATGCCCGCAAGCGTTTGAGTACCCTCGAAGAATTCTCTGATCTGGGTGAAGGCTTTAAAATTGCGATGCGCGACTTGGATATTCGTGGAGCCGGTAACTTACTGGGTGGCGAGCAAAGCGGCTTCATCACAGATCTTGGTTTCGAGATGTACCACCAGATTTTGGACGATGCCGTGAAAGAGCTGAAAGAAACCGAATTCCGTGAGCTGTTCCTGGGCGATAATCTGGAAGCTTTTATTGAGCCGGTACGCGACTGTAATATCGAAACCGACATGGAAGTGCTGATACCTGATTGGTATGTGGGCAACATCTCTGAAAGACTGAACCTGTACAGTAAACTCGACAGCACCAAAGACCTGGATGAACTGGAAAAACTACGCGCAAGTATAGTTGATAGATTTGGACCACTGCCGGAAGAAGTGCAGAAACTGATCGAGATCGTGAAGCTACGTTGGCAGGCACAGCAGCTTGGCTTCGAGAAACTGACGATCAAGAAAGAAGTGATGAAAGGCTACCTGCCAAGCGAGAATAACGACAAATACTTCCAATCCGACATCTTTGGCCATATACTGAAGTATGTGCAGCAGCACCCACGCCGTTCACGCCTGAAGGAAGCTAAAGATAAGTTGATTGTTATAGTGGAGGATATCCAAAGTATAGCCGATGCCCGTGAAGTGTTTGAAGGCTTTGGCGTAGCAACCGTTACCGCAAACTTATAG
- a CDS encoding T9SS type B sorting domain-containing protein: MPSSRKSTWSTNLILVATLTLILSLNVTAQNYEWVKSAGGPTKVSSIFPGKIHVDASGNTYLTGSIHKQVTFDNVTIAPSTVTSYGDIFITKYDSNGKLEWIKQDGGTGNEYAQDIEVDAQGNVYVLGFFSKVFDGYKCEISGVSLISDGSEHEYFLAKYDARGTLIWVKQTYNSGHTMDPQGQIALDTQGNIIMQGSYIGEIGFGGKSLKNDGKSYSMFVAKYTSSGTPVWVTTHFSHINYNPYSSGNEIGDYMSANGLVTDNDNNIYITGNFKGTLDFAGDQVKSQGTDMYLVKLSSSGQHLWHKVTGSVDHDYTADVEIDSKGNPYWLIYTNRPKIGTASNSKDWGTFIAKLDQNGNAYEISSIIEYGFCTAIAIGKEDRVYAIGHFSPTARVDCVVLESTSQNNDAFFISQDVAGNLQWIKEVQGLYGIMTLDIQVDKENNAYGLGYFRGDISFDNINVLNIGGANTAEQGLFTDDMFLAKVNNIDVYAPPASMSLSCEIPQTSSINNNTTLTATLKNANAPVSYSWDLGNGDTRVTTNPTLNYTYSSAGKYFIKIQATDNLGCNVICSSNIIVSGSVESGPVVPGPNTDILIPNIFTPNGDGKNDVFTIANYTLDVPFQITIFNRWGKQVVALEDGVKGWNGENCAEGIYYYIIQINGEVKKGWIELVR; encoded by the coding sequence ATGCCATCTTCTAGGAAAAGTACCTGGTCTACAAACTTAATTCTTGTTGCAACCCTAACTCTAATATTATCTCTGAATGTCACTGCTCAGAATTATGAATGGGTAAAATCTGCAGGTGGCCCAACAAAGGTTTCATCAATTTTTCCCGGGAAAATTCATGTTGATGCAAGTGGTAACACATACCTGACAGGGAGTATACATAAACAGGTAACATTCGATAATGTAACAATTGCACCTTCAACAGTAACGTCATATGGAGATATTTTTATAACCAAATATGATTCTAACGGAAAATTAGAATGGATTAAGCAAGATGGAGGTACCGGTAATGAATATGCACAAGATATTGAAGTGGATGCTCAGGGCAATGTTTATGTGTTAGGATTTTTTAGTAAAGTCTTTGATGGTTACAAGTGTGAGATTAGTGGTGTAAGTTTAATTTCTGATGGTTCTGAACATGAATATTTTCTGGCAAAATATGATGCTAGAGGAACATTAATATGGGTAAAACAAACTTATAACAGCGGCCACACTATGGACCCGCAGGGACAAATAGCTCTAGATACGCAGGGTAATATCATAATGCAAGGCTCTTATATAGGGGAGATTGGGTTTGGTGGGAAATCATTGAAAAATGATGGGAAGAGTTATAGTATGTTTGTAGCTAAGTATACTTCCTCGGGAACCCCCGTCTGGGTAACCACACATTTTAGTCATATTAATTACAATCCCTACTCATCAGGCAATGAAATTGGAGACTACATGTCTGCAAATGGTTTGGTAACTGATAATGATAACAATATTTATATTACAGGAAATTTTAAAGGGACCTTAGACTTCGCCGGTGACCAAGTGAAGAGCCAAGGAACAGACATGTACCTCGTAAAGCTAAGTTCAAGCGGTCAGCATTTATGGCATAAAGTAACAGGCAGTGTTGATCATGATTATACTGCAGATGTTGAAATAGATAGTAAAGGCAATCCCTACTGGTTAATCTACACCAACCGACCTAAAATAGGAACAGCTTCAAACTCGAAAGACTGGGGTACATTTATCGCGAAACTTGATCAGAATGGCAATGCATATGAGATAAGCTCTATAATTGAGTATGGCTTTTGCACCGCAATAGCTATAGGGAAGGAAGATAGAGTATATGCAATTGGACATTTTAGCCCTACTGCGAGAGTAGATTGCGTAGTGCTGGAAAGTACAAGTCAAAATAATGATGCTTTTTTTATTAGTCAGGATGTAGCGGGTAATTTACAGTGGATTAAAGAAGTACAAGGGTTGTATGGAATTATGACACTGGATATACAGGTTGATAAGGAGAACAATGCTTATGGTCTTGGTTATTTCAGAGGGGATATATCTTTTGATAATATAAATGTTTTAAATATTGGCGGAGCAAATACTGCAGAACAAGGCTTATTTACAGATGATATGTTTCTTGCCAAAGTCAACAATATTGATGTATATGCACCACCTGCCTCAATGAGCTTATCATGTGAAATACCACAAACTTCTTCGATCAATAATAATACTACTTTAACAGCAACTCTCAAAAACGCAAACGCTCCTGTAAGTTATAGTTGGGACTTAGGAAATGGAGATACAAGAGTAACTACAAACCCAACTTTAAACTATACTTATTCATCAGCTGGGAAATATTTTATAAAGATTCAAGCAACAGATAATTTAGGTTGTAATGTAATATGTAGTAGTAATATCATTGTTTCAGGCTCTGTTGAATCCGGTCCTGTTGTACCAGGACCTAATACTGATATATTAATCCCAAATATTTTTACGCCCAATGGGGACGGAAAGAATGACGTATTTACCATTGCAAATTATACTCTCGATGTCCCTTTTCAGATAACGATATTTAATCGCTGGGGAAAACAAGTTGTTGCTTTAGAAGACGGAGTAAAAGGCTGGAATGGTGAGAACTGTGCTGAAGGTATATACTATTACATCATTCAGATAAATGGTGAAGTAAAAAAAGGCTGGATAGAATTAGTGCGCTAG